In the Mya arenaria isolate MELC-2E11 chromosome 11, ASM2691426v1 genome, one interval contains:
- the LOC128208244 gene encoding uncharacterized protein LOC128208244 — translation MKMKTHMLMVSTTYFLLLNMAVVVESEVVGQTTTEAASTAAKITTTTSSNPIPSTTADDKGTNNETTVIPSTTSVTPSSSKFSQNNSSTPAVATATNTSSTAATTSTAALTSTPTTSVKTTANSTRVTTTAKPNTTVTPATTKKDYSTASTPSATAAATTIAAITTTTPTTTIKTTTPRVQPTPNDSTTTKEPKSTVHSTTIHSSVTPSQNASATTSHASAKDNSKSNIKLTVAVVLTCLVIFLIIIVIVCFVIRRKKKYFSQFQLTRLQEDEDNIMDEQDLQDFDGAR, via the exons ATGAAGATGAAGACTCACATGCTGATGGTATCAACAACATATTTCCTTCTTTTGAACATGGCTGTAGTTGTTGAATCTGAGGTTGTTGGTCAAACAACAACAGAAGCAGCTTCAACAGCAGCAaagataacaacaacaacaagttcCAATCCTATCCCAAGTACAACCGCTGATGACAAAGGCACTAACAATGAAACCACTGTAATCCCAAGTACCACAAGTGTTACACCATCCAGTTCtaaattttcacaaaataattcaaGCACACCTGCTGTTGCTACAGCAACAAACACTTCTTCcactgctgctactacttcAACAGCAGCACTAACTTCAACACCCACTACCTCTGTAAAAACTACTGCTAATTCAACAAGAGTAACTACAACAGCAAAACCTAATACAACTGTTACACCTGCCACTACAAAGAAAGATTATTCCACAGCCAGCACACCATCAGCTACAGCAGCAGCTACAACAATAgcagcaataacaacaacaacaccaacaacaacaattaaaactacTACCCCTAGAGTACAACCTACACCAAACGACAGTACTACAACAAAAGAGCCAAAATCAACAGTGCATTCAACAACAATCCACAGTTCTGTGACTCCAAGCCAGAATGCCTCAGCTACAACATCCCATGCATCAGCTAAAGACAACTCAAAGTCAA ATATAAAGTTGACAGTTGCTGTCGTACTCACCTGTCTGGTGATCTtcctcatcatcattgtcattgtaTGCTTCGTCATTCGCAGAAAGAAAAAATACTTCAG TCAGTTCCAGTTGACCCGTCTGCAGGAGGATGAGGATAATATCATGGATGAACAGGACCTCCAGGATTTCGATGGAGCAAGATAG
- the LOC128209966 gene encoding uncharacterized protein LOC128209966: MTDSESLEGSPKRSWKETERIIPINPDDIVREMETLCSRKVQMPSAKLLIFQLGLVKDQEKINRIVTEQCQIAQSRRNFKFIREAKRYADNILTTECLKSLESIWGKSNQPIKKGNSCLSTDTGNDVFSSRDIRFLGNTVKSEPVDSFSVHSIVTPDEVIPNLLGDEDDMANDSLLNLEPKDLGGTHTTESISNDSLLDLEPKDLGGMHTTESSLDLEPNLLGGDERVETEINTSVPILDLEPQFLGEEEMVETEIKDSIDISSSQINETILPVKLESNILDEAMEVDMNNNINSNSNVIVISDDETSQDPQLLRDRTLRQRGPNTSVPNKGSKVRINDQSCPLSCGAFRNLRQHVEYHHLPKQFHQKNMNNSQMHNFRLESLFWLAEKIVSKRSIVKLYHYCQKTIWISRNVPITDEVKEWLELWKELENWDCPKHFQFNPINSWALVGHWRILLELIQTLSVEDRHQFRRNMPDTLEVTLTEGKRTVHSTNTDDAAVQLSTRSSTVQPISINTSTAPVQQVSSVPTNSEAMDNNFSVQQEISVPTKPKAMDSHFHLDRSLFKLNLNKFSSTQDLINVSVGSIPRNEVEVVGGIANFCDPKHFLGDYTHLGHGFSASVGIHPRNVSSIDSLPSILCKLDQQLKLANVVALGEVGLDHTEPEEKWENQEKVLVEVLSLVSIRTPVILHIRDQRDKEPGELYRRCLDLIKTSGNTARNQPFHLHCFTGTTETMRSWLSEFPNTYFGFTGMVWFFDNYQQAALQKVPQNRLLIETDSPYLKMSKAASMNNPKFIGDVAAEIAKCRNSTVKDICSMTMENTRRLYKL, encoded by the coding sequence ATGACAGATTCCGAGTCTTTGGAAGGGAGCCCAAAAAGGTCATGGAAAGAAACAGAACGGATAATTCCAATTAATCCCGATGATATTGTACGGGAAATGGAAACCTTATGTTCTCGCAAAGTACAGATGCCATCTGCCAAATTATTGATCTTTCAATTAGGTTTGGTCAAGGACCAAGAAAAGATTAATAGGATTGTTACAGAACAATGTCAGATTGCACAGAGTCGTAGAAATTTTAAGTTCATCCGTGAGGCCAAACGCTATGCAGATAATATTCTAACGAccgaatgtttaaaatcattggAATCAATTTGGGGAAAGAGTAACCAACCTATTAAAAAGGGAAACTCCTGTTTATCAACAGACACGGGTAATGACGTTTTTTCTAGTAGGGATATTCGCTTTTTGGGAAATACTGTTAAAAGTGAACCGGTGGACTCTTTCAGTGTTCACTCTATTGTTACCCCAGATGAAGTTATCCCAAATCTTTTGGGTGATGAAGATGATATGGCAAATGACTCACTATTGAATTTAGAACCCAAAGACTTGGGTGGAACTCATACAACTGAATCAATTTCAAATGACTCACTTTTGGATTTAGAACCCAAAGACCTGGGTGGAATGCATACAACTGAATCAAGTTTAGATTTGGAACCCAATCTGTTGGGCGGTGACGAAAGAGTGGAAACTGAAATTAATACATCTGTTCCCATTTTGGATCTGGAACCCCAATTTTTGGGTGAAGAGGAGATGGTGGAAACTGAAATTAAAGACTCTATTGACATCTCGTCTAGTCAAATTAATGAGACAATACTACCTGTGAAATTAGAATCCAATATATTGGATGAAGCTATGGAGGTTGAcatgaataacaatataaactCAAACTCAAATGTAATAGTAATCTCAGATGATGAAACCAGTCAAGATCCACAACTTCTAAGAGATAGGACATTAAGACAGAGAGGACCCAATACTTCAGTTCCAAACAAAGGGTCAAAGGTGCGTATCAATGACCAATCGTGTCCACTGTCTTGTGGGGCTTTCAGAAATCTTCGTCAACACGTCGAGTATCATCATCTTCcaaaacaatttcatcaaaagaacatgaacaattcccaaatgcataattttaggCTTGAAAGTTTGTTTTGGCTCGCGGAGAAAATTGTTAGCAAACGTAGTATTGTCAAACTCtatcattattgtcaaaaaacaatttgGATTTCCAGGAATGTTCCTATTACAGATGAAGTGAAGGAGTGGTTGGAATTATGGAAAGAACTTGAAAATTGGGATTGTCCCAAACATTTCCAGTTTAACCCAATTAATTCTTGGGCACTGGTTGGACATTGGAGGATCCTTTTAGAACTTATCCAAACTCTGTCAGTTGAAGATAGGCATCAATTTCGTAGAAACATGCCAGACACTCTGGAAGTTACTCTAACTGAAGGAAAAAGAACAGTGCATTCTACAAACACAGACGACGCTGCAGTCCAACTTTCTACTCGTTCGTCTACAGTACAACCAATTTCTATAAATACTTCAACGGCACCGGTTCAACAAGTCAGTTCCGTGCCAACAAATTCTGAAGCCATGGACAACAATTTTTCTGTTCAACAAGAGATTTCAGTGCCAACCAAACCTAAAGCCATGGATAGTCATTTCCATTTAGACCGCTCACTGTTCaaactaaatttaaacaagttcagCTCTACCCAAGATTTGATAAATGTGTCTGTGGGTTCAATTCCAAGAAATGAAGTGGAAGTGGTAGGTGGaatagccaatttttgcgatcCCAAACACTTTTTGGGAGATTATACACATCTTGGGCACGGTTTTTCAGCCTCGGTAGGAATACATCCACGGAACGTTTCATCCATTGACAGTTTACCGTCAATTCTTTGTAAGTTAGATCAACAATTAAAACTTGCCAATGTTGTGGCTTTGGGTGAAGTAGGATTGGATCATACGGAACCAGAGGAGAAGTGGGAGAACCAAGAGAAGGTGTTGGTAGAAGTTTTAAGTTTGGTCTCAATCCGGACTCCCGTGATTCTACATATAAGAGATCAAAGGGACAAAGAACCTGGAGAATTATACCGAAGATGTTTGGATCTCATCAAAACTAGTGGGAACACTGCCAGAAATCAACCTTTTCATTTACACTGCTTTACTGGCACAACTGAGACCATGAGAAGTTGGCTGTCGGAATTTCCCAATACTTATTTTGGGTTTACTGGAATGGTCTGGTTCTTTGACAATTATCAGCAAGCAGCACTGCAGAAAGTACCACAGAATCGGTTATTAATTGAAACGGATTCTCCATAtctgaaaatgtcaaaagctgCTAGTATGAACAATCCCAAATTCATTGGGGATGTAGCTGCTGAAATAGCCAAATGTCGGAACTCGACTGTAAAAGACATATGTAGCATGACGATGGAAAATACCAGacgtttatacaaattataa
- the LOC128207490 gene encoding uncharacterized protein LOC128207490: MGALKSKFRRSKSPSRRQKDDKQTSKKTKRAVNLPESQSARKTVDARLPFSNYRQIFSIRNAWKAIQRSLDECALETMIRLLKAHPEYKRRFPEVPQVDDEDEYRKSEAMQERSMDMYNLLDGLVTNLEAVDKALYEIQYDAPATNFTPRMLEDYREPFITTIRITLGSDRFTETTEENFKLLFGFVQQEMTKYLEEDEPIAIDETTPGTEAALDEAIPDDKAIAMDDATPIDEAAPLDEDPIEETAPVEKATPVDETALADEATSVDDVAPVDDTQVQVDICAENAT, from the exons ATGGGTGCTCTTAAATCAAAGTTTAGACGTTCAAAATCTCCTTCCCGGAGACAAAAGGATGATAAACAGACGTCAAAGAAGACGAAAAGGGCCGTTAACCTCCCAGAATCCCAGTCCGCGCGGAAGACGGTAGATGCAAGACTTCCGTTTAGCAACTACCGCCAGATCTTCAGCATCCGGAACGCTTGGAAGGCCATCCAGCGCTCCTTGGATGAGTGTGCTTTGGAGACCATGATCAG acTGTTAAAGGCCCACCCTGAGTATAAGCGGCGGTTCCCGGAAGTACCACAAGTGGATGACGAGGACGAATACCGGAAGTCTGAGGCAATGCAGGAGCGATCCATGGACATGTACAATCTGTTAGACGGCCTGGTGACCAACCTTGAGGCGGTAGACAAGGCACTTTACGAGATACAGTATGACGCCCCCGCCACCAACTTCACACCCAGGATGCTTGAG GATTACCGGGAACCCTTTATTACTACTATTCGGATTACCCTCGGCTCAGATCGGTTTACGGAAACTACAGAGGAAAACTTTAAGCTGCTGTTCGGCTTTGTGCAACAGGAAATGACGAAATATCTAGAAGAGGATGAGCCAATAGCGATAGACGAGACAACTCCGGGGACAGAAGCTGCTCTTGACGAAGCGATACCAGATGACAAGGCTATCGCGATGGACGATGCGACACCAATAGACGAAGCGGCCCCATTGGACGAAGACCCAATAGAAGAAACAGCTCCAGTGGAGAAAGCGACCCCAGTTGACGAAACAGCCTTAGCGGACGAAGCTACCTCAGTGGACGATGTGGCTCCAGTTGACGATACTCAAGTGCAAGTTGATATATGTGCAGAGAACGCCACCTAG